One segment of Methanolinea mesophila DNA contains the following:
- a CDS encoding DUF1616 domain-containing protein, whose product MDEHNAGAGVLDAFSPRNTPPDLALVYLWTIASAAVIYIPIVNGTFLRVIIALPMILFFPGYSLICALFPGKTEIDGIERLALSFGLSIAVVPLIGLVLNYTPWGIRLDPLVISLAIFTLAMAIVAQFRRAQIAPEARFSVPFRGLSVAFKAEFFDPSAGKTDRALSVLLLIAIAGALVATAYVIAVPKEGEKFTEFYILGSEGKASDYPTMIRTGDPQEVIVGIGNHEYRNASYFVEVWLLDRESDPASGASSIIKMDEMSQQRVDLPDNQTYQEKLPFRVNETGYNQIQFLLFIDQAPGAEVRGQDRINASYRDLHLWITVRPR is encoded by the coding sequence ATGGACGAGCATAATGCGGGGGCCGGCGTCCTGGACGCGTTCTCCCCCCGGAATACCCCCCCGGACCTGGCTTTGGTGTATCTTTGGACCATCGCGAGCGCGGCGGTCATTTACATCCCGATAGTGAACGGGACGTTCCTCCGGGTTATCATCGCGCTCCCCATGATCCTCTTCTTTCCCGGGTATTCCCTTATATGTGCGTTATTCCCCGGGAAGACGGAGATCGACGGTATCGAACGGCTGGCGCTCTCATTCGGGCTCTCCATTGCAGTGGTTCCCCTCATCGGCCTGGTGTTGAATTATACTCCCTGGGGAATCCGTCTCGACCCCCTGGTGATCAGCCTGGCCATATTTACACTGGCTATGGCGATCGTGGCCCAGTTCAGGAGGGCGCAGATTGCTCCTGAAGCGCGGTTTTCGGTCCCTTTCAGGGGCTTGTCCGTTGCGTTCAAAGCCGAGTTTTTCGATCCTTCGGCAGGAAAGACCGACCGGGCACTCTCGGTCCTGCTCCTGATCGCCATCGCGGGCGCCCTGGTCGCTACCGCGTACGTGATCGCGGTGCCAAAGGAAGGGGAAAAATTCACCGAATTTTATATCCTGGGCAGCGAGGGTAAGGCCTCGGATTACCCCACCATGATCAGGACAGGGGATCCGCAGGAGGTGATCGTGGGGATCGGGAACCACGAGTACCGGAATGCGAGCTATTTCGTCGAGGTATGGCTCCTCGACAGGGAATCGGATCCGGCTTCGGGTGCCTCGTCCATCATTAAAATGGATGAGATGTCGCAGCAGAGGGTCGATCTTCCCGATAACCAGACCTACCAGGAGAAGTTACCGTTCAGGGTCAACGAGACCGGGTATAATCAGATCCAGTTCCTCCTGTTCATCGACCAGGCCCCCGGGGCAGAGGTCCGGGGACAGGACAGGATCAACGCGAGTTACCGGGACCTTCACCTCTGGATCACGGTACGGCCCCGGTGA
- a CDS encoding tetratricopeptide repeat protein, translated as MNTADRTKHTTESTNDAGIWIRYGDEMMHKGELPKAMEYYDQALASSSVHTLASAWHSKANALDSVGRHEEAIACYDNALKCDPQNAECLFNKGITLKKVGREDEGLACINQGVLIAMGG; from the coding sequence ATGAATACTGCAGACCGCACAAAACACACGACCGAAAGTACGAACGACGCCGGGATCTGGATACGATACGGCGATGAGATGATGCATAAGGGAGAGCTTCCAAAGGCCATGGAGTACTACGATCAGGCGCTTGCAAGTTCTTCGGTACACACGCTCGCCTCGGCATGGCACAGCAAGGCCAATGCCCTCGATTCCGTGGGGAGACACGAGGAGGCGATCGCGTGTTACGACAATGCCCTCAAATGCGATCCCCAGAACGCCGAATGCTTGTTCAATAAAGGCATCACCCTGAAGAAGGTCGGAAGAGAGGACGAGGGCCTCGCCTGCATCAATCAGGGTGTTCTAATCGCGATGGGAGGGTAA
- a CDS encoding tetratricopeptide repeat protein yields the protein MNTADRTKHATESTNDAEIWIRYGDEMMHKGELPKAMEYYDQALASSSVHTLASAWHSKANALDSVGRHDEAIACYDNALKCDPQNAECWFNKGLTLKKVGKEDEGLACINHGVRIAMGR from the coding sequence ATGAATACTGCAGACCGCACAAAACACGCGACCGAAAGTACGAACGACGCCGAGATCTGGATACGATACGGCGATGAGATGATGCATAAGGGAGAACTTCCAAAGGCCATGGAGTACTACGACCAGGCGCTCGCAAGTTCTTCGGTACACACGCTCGCCTCGGCATGGCACAGCAAGGCCAATGCCCTCGATTCCGTGGGGAGACATGATGAGGCGATCGCGTGTTACGACAATGCCCTGAAATGCGATCCCCAGAACGCCGAGTGCTGGTTCAATAAGGGCCTGACCCTGAAGAAGGTCGGGAAAGAGGACGAGGGCCTCGCCTGCATCAACCACGGTGTCCGGATCGCGATGGGAAGATAA
- a CDS encoding tetratricopeptide repeat protein gives MNTADRTKHATESTNDAEIWIRYGDEMMHKGELPKAMEYYDQALASSSVHTLASAWHSKANALDSVGRHDEAIACYDNALKCDPQNAECWFNKGLTLKKVGKEDEGLACINQGVLIAMGR, from the coding sequence ATGAATACTGCAGACCGCACAAAACACGCGACCGAAAGTACGAACGACGCCGAGATCTGGATACGATACGGCGATGAGATGATGCATAAGGGAGAGCTTCCAAAGGCCATGGAGTACTACGATCAGGCGCTTGCAAGTTCTTCGGTACACACGCTCGCTTCAGCATGGCACAGCAAGGCCAATGCCCTCGATTCCGTGGGAAGACATGATGAGGCGATCGCGTGTTACGATAATGCCCTTAAATGTGATCCACAGAACGCCGAGTGCTGGTTCAATAAGGGCCTGACCCTGAAGAAGGTCGGGAAAGAGGACGAGGGCCTCGCCTGCATCAACCAGGGCGTTCTGATCGCGATGGGAAGATAA
- a CDS encoding PAS domain S-box protein: MALEEETISKIKVLLKLNSRGLTITEISSKLKMNRNSVAKYLEVLLISGQVESCSYGTARVFFLSHRIPISAMLGISSDLVLALDENHKMVFCNESFLKFFGLTREEIIGKHIVEIYKKNIEDISFSEIFSDILINPELTREIQINKAAEMFFFRIKSINTVFDDGGQGITILMEDITREKKYKLELETKEARYRGIVEDQPEFITRFRPDGTLSFVNSTYARYYGKDPGTLIGEPYIYALLEDDRDSVDRTIRSLAIDDPVASFDCRVLCPSGQVRWQSWTIRAFFDGQANPVEYQGVGRDNMEKREAAAKIQQHIANMEFLSRKLLEFSELPMDTGIFEKIAADLQELAPGSTIFLNLFSEPDESMTLKSLLPERDRELIHRYLGRDPVGTQYHLNPQLFRELRIGILHKVALPVCDIISPSLPESVCEEISRVIESGDIYAVGFVRGGKLLGNAMIVVRKSADVPDLPLVETYVRQATIALQRRLAEDALKESEELYRNVIENIQDVFYRSDLEGRLIMASPSWASVLGYAAMDECLGKNIADAFYFDPAERSRFLEEVRTHGEVLDYEVVLKKKDGSPLHVAVSSHLYYDKSGAPLGIEGIFRDMTERHESSVKIQRYLTEKEFFSKKLQEFIELPPKSDIFEKIGLDLKFLIPKGYIVVCTFDNATGVITLRKMLMGRDAHDLFSSCFGCEPEGFQLTATPETRRGILEGRILHVDRSEFPPLFEGALGNALNGFIGMTRIREIYGIGLVRENEALGVAGVFLPEDAEVPDFQTVEIYVQAAAIALQRHIAEESLSKSEELFSKITAHSPFPISIIAEDGKYLFINSRFTETFGYDLSDFSTGREWFRVAYPDPEYRRSVIAAWSGDLEDSQVGSMRPRTFSVRCKNGEIKEIFFRPVTLTDNKQFVVYEDITDQREADRTRHLLSSIIESTMEAVIGKSVDGIVISWNASAERIYGYTAAEMIGKHISSIIPPDRFPEMEEIIGRVRQGIPVEYLETIRIRKDGSPVDIGMSVSPIRDENGIVIGASTIARDISQQKAEERLRGKEEEYRALVQDMGVGVYRSTGDPMGRFIWGNPALVSILGYPSLDQLKNVKVASIFAEPDGRKQLLDDLRKYGFVKNCPIRLKTPDGKVLAVRVTALAQFDSAGEVSCINGLVEDVTSLQEAEIRLEGAREEIGSLIDFIPHPAFIIDEEKRVVAWNTALEKMTGTGRAEILGSCDYSGAFSSVLPSCPPLIDLIAEGDEEILRYYTNVKRENGKLTAEKSLPAGTAGTDDLPVVTIEASYLRGPTGEPIGGIEIIHLP, from the coding sequence ATGGCACTCGAAGAGGAGACGATATCAAAGATCAAAGTCCTGCTCAAGCTCAACTCGCGCGGTCTTACGATAACGGAGATCTCCTCAAAACTGAAGATGAACAGAAATTCGGTGGCAAAGTACCTGGAGGTCCTGCTCATCTCGGGCCAGGTGGAGAGCTGTTCCTACGGGACCGCACGCGTCTTCTTCCTCTCTCACCGGATTCCCATATCTGCAATGCTCGGCATTTCTTCGGATCTTGTCCTCGCACTCGACGAGAACCATAAAATGGTGTTCTGTAACGAGAGCTTTCTGAAGTTCTTCGGACTCACCAGGGAAGAGATCATCGGGAAACATATCGTCGAAATTTACAAGAAAAACATCGAGGATATCTCATTTTCGGAGATATTCTCGGATATCCTGATAAATCCCGAGCTCACGAGGGAGATACAGATAAATAAGGCAGCTGAAATGTTTTTTTTCCGGATTAAAAGTATAAATACCGTATTCGACGACGGCGGACAGGGCATTACGATCCTCATGGAGGACATCACCCGGGAAAAAAAGTATAAACTCGAACTTGAGACAAAAGAAGCAAGATACAGGGGAATCGTGGAGGACCAGCCCGAGTTCATCACACGGTTCCGCCCCGACGGAACACTTTCCTTCGTCAATTCGACATACGCCCGGTATTACGGGAAAGATCCCGGAACCCTGATCGGAGAACCGTACATCTATGCCCTGCTCGAAGATGACAGGGATTCGGTGGATAGGACTATCCGCTCCCTCGCTATTGACGACCCCGTCGCCTCCTTCGACTGCAGGGTACTATGCCCTTCCGGCCAGGTCAGATGGCAGTCCTGGACGATCCGGGCATTCTTCGATGGTCAGGCGAACCCCGTGGAATACCAGGGGGTGGGCCGGGACAATATGGAGAAGCGTGAGGCTGCGGCAAAAATTCAGCAGCACATCGCGAATATGGAATTTTTGTCCCGGAAACTGCTGGAATTCTCCGAATTGCCGATGGACACGGGCATATTTGAAAAGATCGCCGCCGATCTCCAGGAACTTGCACCCGGATCCACGATATTCCTGAACTTGTTTTCAGAGCCGGATGAAAGCATGACGTTGAAAAGCCTCCTCCCTGAGCGCGACCGGGAACTGATTCACCGATACCTTGGCCGGGATCCCGTCGGCACTCAATATCACCTCAATCCCCAACTGTTCCGGGAATTGAGGATCGGTATCCTGCACAAAGTAGCTCTTCCGGTGTGTGATATCATCTCCCCCTCCCTGCCGGAATCAGTGTGCGAGGAAATATCGCGGGTGATAGAATCTGGCGATATATATGCCGTCGGCTTCGTGCGCGGGGGGAAACTCCTCGGAAATGCAATGATCGTGGTGCGGAAAAGCGCGGATGTTCCGGACCTCCCTTTGGTGGAGACGTATGTCCGCCAGGCGACCATCGCCCTTCAGCGCAGGCTTGCCGAAGATGCGCTGAAGGAGAGCGAGGAGTTGTACCGTAACGTGATCGAGAACATCCAGGATGTATTCTATCGCTCCGATCTTGAGGGAAGGCTGATCATGGCGAGCCCGAGCTGGGCCTCCGTGCTGGGGTACGCCGCCATGGACGAGTGCCTCGGAAAGAATATCGCGGATGCGTTTTATTTCGATCCCGCGGAAAGAAGCAGATTCCTGGAAGAGGTCCGGACCCATGGGGAGGTCCTCGATTACGAAGTGGTCCTGAAAAAGAAGGACGGCAGCCCCCTCCACGTTGCAGTGAGCAGTCACCTGTATTACGATAAATCGGGTGCCCCGCTCGGAATAGAAGGTATATTCAGGGATATGACAGAGCGCCACGAATCATCGGTGAAGATCCAGCGTTATCTTACCGAAAAGGAATTTTTTTCGAAAAAACTGCAGGAATTCATCGAATTGCCTCCAAAATCCGATATTTTCGAGAAAATTGGCCTGGATCTGAAATTTCTCATCCCGAAAGGGTATATTGTCGTGTGCACCTTCGATAATGCGACAGGGGTTATCACTCTCCGGAAGATGCTCATGGGACGTGACGCACACGACCTCTTTTCATCCTGTTTTGGCTGTGAGCCAGAGGGTTTTCAGCTCACCGCGACACCGGAGACCCGCAGAGGGATCCTTGAGGGACGCATCCTGCATGTAGACCGTTCGGAGTTTCCTCCCCTCTTTGAGGGAGCGCTTGGCAATGCGTTGAACGGTTTCATTGGGATGACCCGTATCAGGGAGATCTATGGAATCGGGCTCGTACGTGAGAATGAAGCGCTTGGTGTGGCCGGGGTCTTCCTCCCGGAAGATGCGGAGGTCCCGGATTTCCAGACGGTTGAAATTTACGTGCAGGCCGCCGCGATCGCTCTCCAGCGGCATATTGCTGAAGAGTCATTAAGCAAGAGCGAGGAACTGTTCTCGAAGATCACGGCACATTCTCCCTTCCCCATCTCGATCATCGCGGAGGATGGCAAATACCTGTTCATAAATTCCAGGTTCACCGAGACCTTCGGGTACGATCTTTCGGACTTCTCGACGGGCAGGGAATGGTTCCGGGTGGCGTATCCCGATCCGGAATACCGGAGATCGGTCATCGCCGCATGGTCCGGCGACCTGGAAGACTCCCAGGTCGGTTCGATGAGGCCCAGGACTTTCTCGGTCAGATGTAAAAACGGTGAGATAAAGGAGATCTTTTTCCGGCCCGTCACCCTGACCGACAACAAGCAGTTCGTGGTATACGAGGATATCACCGACCAGCGTGAGGCGGACCGGACCCGTCACCTCCTCTCATCCATCATCGAATCGACCATGGAAGCCGTGATCGGGAAGAGCGTCGATGGTATCGTGATCAGCTGGAACGCATCCGCCGAGCGGATATACGGGTACACCGCTGCCGAGATGATCGGGAAGCACATCAGTTCTATCATTCCTCCGGACCGGTTTCCCGAGATGGAGGAGATCATCGGAAGGGTCAGGCAGGGCATCCCTGTGGAGTACCTGGAGACCATCCGGATAAGGAAGGACGGATCTCCGGTCGATATCGGGATGTCTGTCTCGCCTATCAGGGACGAGAACGGCATCGTGATCGGGGCCTCGACTATTGCACGCGATATCTCGCAACAGAAAGCAGAGGAGCGACTGAGGGGGAAAGAAGAGGAGTATCGCGCTCTGGTCCAGGACATGGGCGTCGGGGTCTACCGGAGTACGGGTGATCCGATGGGACGATTTATCTGGGGAAATCCCGCCCTCGTCAGCATACTCGGGTATCCTTCTCTTGATCAGCTCAAAAACGTAAAAGTTGCGAGCATCTTTGCCGAACCGGACGGGAGAAAGCAACTCCTCGATGACCTTCGCAAGTACGGGTTCGTGAAGAACTGCCCGATCAGGTTGAAGACCCCGGACGGGAAGGTTCTGGCGGTCCGGGTCACTGCTCTTGCACAATTCGATTCTGCAGGAGAGGTTTCATGCATCAACGGACTCGTCGAGGATGTCACCAGTCTCCAGGAGGCCGAGATACGCCTCGAGGGAGCGAGGGAAGAGATCGGGTCCCTCATCGACTTCATCCCCCACCCGGCGTTTATAATCGACGAGGAGAAGCGTGTCGTCGCATGGAATACTGCGCTGGAAAAGATGACCGGCACCGGCAGGGCCGAGATTCTCGGTTCCTGTGACTATTCGGGCGCCTTCAGCAGTGTACTTCCTTCATGCCCCCCCTTAATC